The window CGAGTTGACTTACACACTTAAGGTCGTCGGATCAGCTCGACGCCCAGTGTAAGGGTGGGGATGCAGTGCCTACCTCCGTGCCGGGATACGGCCAGAGGGAACGTGGCTGCGTGCGCCACGTCGTTCGCATTCTAACCGAGGAGTGGGTTCGTATATAAGGCCGTCGAACCACTGTCTCTGTGGGAACCCGCTACCATGGCATGGTTTTCCATCGGTCACGGTGGATGATCAGAGCTTCAAATTAGTTATAAATCTATCTCCAGGTTGGCACCCCTTCGAGAATGTTCCGCGGGCGGAGGTCGATCGGTCATCCCAGCCTCGTAGGTGCGGTCGAATCGAGTGGTACCCGCGTGTGCGTACGCTCGAGCGTACACGCGTATGAAGATGTTGTTATCGTCCTGTTTCGTTCCGTTGTGCCCGTTGCCGTCTTCCCTGTGACCGTGACCCATCGATACACCGACCCTCGAGTATAGTAGCGACTGTACGTCATTGTACACCTCTTCGTCAGGCGTTTCGGCATCAGCTGTGAACCGTTTCAATCGGAACTACACCCGAAGCGAGAGAGCTTTGGGCGTGACGGCGAAGGGTTCACCAGGAAATGACCTCGAGTTCGAGTTCCGGTTTCGATTCCGACTCCCAGTCTCGGTCGCGACAGCGACCGACCGTCGACGAACGGCCGCAACCGACCAGACGGCGGCTCCTCGCCGCTGCCGGGGCCGTATCCCTCACCGCACTGGCTGGCTGCATTTTCGGCGGCAACGACGAAGACTACTACGACGGCGAGACATTCGTCGACGAAGACGACGAACCGGAGTACGACGGGTTCCTCGAGGGAATCGACCATCCGGGTACCGTCGACTGGACGGAGACACCCGACGAGGAGATGGTCATCTACGTGGGAACCGGCCTCGAGGGGATGGGCTACGCCCCTCGTTCCGTACGCGTGCCCGTGGGCGCGACAGTCACCTGGGAGTGGACTGGCGACGGCGGTCGACACGACGTCGTCGACACCGACGACGCGTTCGACAGCGGCGAGAAACACAGCGAAGGCGAGACCTTCGAGTTCACCCTCGAGGAGCCGGGTACCTACACGTACTACTGCACGCCACACCACCATCGAGGAATGGTCGGCGCGCTCGAGGTCGTCTGAGCCAGACTCCAGGTCGGCGAACGGGATTACTCGAGATGGATGAAAAGAGAGGAGTGACAGCGTAATTCAGCGGTTCAGCGTGTGAATCGCGTGGCCGAGGGCGTTTTCTGCAGCTTCCATGACTGATTCGGCGAGCGTCGGGTGCGCGTGAACCGTCGCGGCGACGTCCTCGAGGGTTGCTCCCAGTTCGATCGCGAGGCCGAGTTCGGCGATCAGTTCGGAGGCCTCAGGGCCGACGACCTGTGCACCGAGGATGAAACCGGCATCGGCGTCGGCGACGATCTTGACGAAGCCGTCAGTGTGGCCCGTCGTGAGCGCCCGGCCGCTGGCCTGGAACGGGAACTTCCCAACGGCCGTCTCGAAGCCCATCTCCTCGGCTTCGGATTCGGTCATGCCAACGGTGCCGATCTCGGGGTCGGTGAAGACGGCTGCGGGCATAGCCTGGTAGTCCAGCGCCGACGGCTCGCCGGCGATGACTTCCGCGGCGACCTGTCCTTCCTTGCTGCCGGCGTGGGCGAGCATCGGTTCGCCGGCGACGTCGCCGACGGCGAAGATGTGGTCGACGTTCGTGCGTGCGCGATCATCCGTCGTGATGAAGCCGCGGTCGTCAGTCTCGACGCCAGCAGCCTCGAGGTCGAGCGTGTCCGAGACCGGGGCACGGCCGACGGCGACGAGCACCTTCTCGGCGTCGAGTTCGAGCGTTTCGTCCTCGACTGCGGCCTGGCTCCCTCCGTCGGTTTCGGCTGCTGCCTGTTCCGCGGGTTCGGCCTCGACGCGGATGCCGGTACCGTGGTCGTACCACTTCGAGGCACCGTAGCCGAAGTGAAAGTCGATCCCCAGCGCTTTCGCGCGCTTTTTGACCGGGCGGGCGAGTTCGGGGTCGAAGCCGGGGAGGGCATCCTCGAGCATCTCGACGACGGTGACGTCGGTGCCGAGTTTGGCGAAGACCGTCGCGAGTTCCATGCCGATGTAGCCCGCGCCGACGACGACCAGCGAGTCAGGGACGGAGTCGAGGGCGAGCGCCTGTCGGGAGTTGAGGACGGGTTCGTCCCCGTAGGAGAAGTTCGGGATTTCGATGGGACGCGAGCCGGTGGCGATGATGGCGTGTTCGAAGTCGATGGATTCGCTGCCCTGCCCTTCGCCGCCGTGTGAGACGCGAACGCTGTTCTCGTCGGCGAAGTGGGCCGTCCCCTCGATCAGATTGACGCCGTTTGCCTTACAGAGCTTCTCGACGCCCCCGGTGAGCTGGTCGACGACCCCGTCCTTCCAGGAGACCATTCCCTCGAGATCGATTGCCGGGTCGGCGTGGATGCCCATCTCCTCGGCGTTGCCGGCCTCGTGGGCGAGGTCGCTGGCGGTGATCAGTGCCTTCGAGGGGATACAGCCGTGGTTGAGGCAGGTACCCCCGTAGGCTTCCTTTTCGACGAGCGTGACGTCCAGATCGAGTTGTCCGGCCCGAATCGCGGCGACGTAGCCTGCGGGGCCAGCACCGACGACGAGGACGTCCGTTCCAGTTGCGATGTCTCCGACGACCATACTGCTAGATGGCCAGTCCAACACATAAAAAGACGCAAGATTTGCAGCGGGCCTCGAGAGGAAGCCACACACGTCGTCGGATACGCGAACCAACGTAGAATTTCGCCTGGCAGCTCGAGGGGGTTCACGATTCGTCACTGCCTCGGGCGTCGCTCGACACGGGTGAGTGGACCGGGATTCAGTGCACCCGCGTGACGTCGTAGCCGCGTGATTCGATCGATTCGATCACGTTACGGGCGTGTTCCTGCCCGCTCGTGACGACCTGAAAGACGAGATACGCCTCACCGACCCGGAGATCGTCGACGGCCCGGTCGTGGCGCACCGTTCGAATGTTCGCCCCGTGGTCGGAGATCACCCCGGAGATCTCTTCCATCTTCCCCGGCTGGTCGGCGATTCGAACCCGCAGCCGGAGCAACTGGTCGCGATCGGTGAGCGCGTGCTCGAGCACCGTCTGGAGCATCGAGATGTCGATATTTCCGCCACCGAGTACCGGAACGACGGTCTCGCCGCTCACGTCGAGGTCGTCCGAGAGCAACGCCGCAACCGAGGCCGCGCCGGCCCCTTCGACGAGCTGTTTCGCCCGCTCAAGCAGGATGAGCGTGCTCTGGGCGATCTGATCGTCTGAGACGGTGACGACGTCGTCGACGTGCTCCTGGATAAGGCCGAACGTGAGTGCGGAGATGCCGCCGGTGGCGATCCCGTCGGCGATCGTCTCCGCGTCGTCGATCGACTGCGGGATGCCCTTGTCGAGGCTGTCGGGAACCGTCGCCGCGGAGGCGGCCTGGACGCCGACGATCCGGATCTCGGGATCGAGCGCCTTCAGGGCAGTGGCGATCCCCCCGATCAGTCCACCGCCACCGATCGGCACGATCACCGTGTCGACCGCCGGGAGCGCGTCGTAGATCTCGAGGCCGAGCGTCCCCTGGCCGGCGACGATGTCGGGGTCGTCGTAGGCGTGGACGAACCCTACGTTCGGGTCGTCGGTGAGCGTCTGGGCGTAGGCCATCGCCTCCCGGAAGTCGCTGCCTTCGAGTACGACGTCGCCGCCGTAACTCCGGGTCGCGTTCACCTTCGCCTGTGGGGCGTATCTGGGCATGACGATGGTCGACTCGAGCCCCGTCTTGGTCGCCGCGAGCGCGACCCCCTGGGCGTGGTTGCCGGCGCTGGCAGCGACGACACGTTCGACGCCCCCACGTGCGGCCACCTGAACGAGTTTGTTGTACGCGCCGCGCGTCTTGAACGAGCCCGTCCGCTGGAGGTGTTCCATCTTCAGGTACACCGTCGCGTCGGCCATCTCGCTGAGCGATCGATTGGACTCGAGCGGGGTCTCACGGACGACTGACTCGTCGTCGAACCGGGCTCGAGCGTCCTGGACGTCTTCGAGGCGAAGGGCGGCCATACCGACAATACCGTTGTGGTTCCCGCATCATTTTCCCTTCGGTTTCGGTCGGTGTCTCGACACAGGGTGGTATTGCAAGGGTGGGGGAGACCACTCAGGCGAGCCGTTGAGCCATTGACGGACGATCGAACCGTTGAGCCATGGCGAACGAGCGAGCCGTTAAGCCATTGACGGACGAACGAACGACAATGGATTCGCCGCGAGAGTCACGGATCGACCCGGCAATGGTCGAGGCCATCGGCGCACTCGGCAACGAACAGCGCCTGCAGATCCTCCTGGCGCTGGCCGAGACGACGAACGATCACCAGGATCAGTGGCACGCGATGTCGTTTACGGCGCTGTACGAGGCGGTCGATATCGGCAGTACCTCGCAGTTTTCCTACCACCTCTCGAAACTCGTTGGCCCCTTCATCACCGAAACCGACGACGGTTATCGACTGACCTACGGTGGCGACAAACTCGTCCGCGGGCTCCGATCCGGCATCTACGAGAGCACCACCGGGTTCGAGGAACGAACGGTGGCCGGAACCTGCGTCTTCTGTGAGACGGATGCACTCGTCGCCGCGCTCGAGAACGAACTGTTCGTGGTTCGATGTACGGCGTGTGAGTCGACGCTGCTGACGGATAGTTTTCCCACGAGTCAGGAGCGACACCGAACCCCGGAAGAGATCATCGACAGTTTCGGCTCTCGGATCTGGAGTTCGGTCGTCTTGCTCCGTGGAGGCGTCTGTCCGGAGTGCTACGGCCCCGTAGACACCGCCGTCGACGCCCACGATCACGATCACGATCACCGAACGGCCTACACTCACCGGAGTACCTGCGAGGGCTGTCGGTTCGTCATCCACCTTCCGCTCGAGGTTGTCGCCGCGTTCCACCCGGCGGCCATCGGCTTCCTCTGGGAACACGGCATCTCACTGTTCGAGCTCACCCTCTGGGAGATGTTCGCGTTCATCGTCAACGGTCAGATGCGGACGCGGGTACGCTCGCTCGAGCCGTTCGATGCGACCGTCACCCTGGCAGTCGACGGCGCGGGCCTCGAACTGCAATTCGACGAGACGCACTCGGTCTCGAACGTCAATCCTCGGTCGGCACCTGCCACCGACCGCCAGCACTGATCGCTGAGACGACCGGCGGCAATCGGGCTCAAACAATTTTGAGTAAACGGATCGTCAATATGTAAATGAAACAACAATGATTATCCGTCCCGAGTCCAACAAACTGGTATGCAACGCGAGCGAATACCAATTAATTGTCAGCCTACCGAAATCGGTCGACACGGCGAGAGGTCGGCGTAACCATGCCGGCAATCGAGTGTCGAAACCTGACGAAGCGCTTCGGTGACGTCGTCGCCGTCGACGACCTCGACCTGACCGTCGAGGAGGGCGAGATTTTCGGCTTCCTGGGCCCGAACGGTGCCGGAAAGTCGACGACCATCGACATCCTTCTCGATTTCATCCGACCGACCGACGGTAGCGTGACGGTACTCGGCCACGACGCCCAGACGGAGGGAGAGGCCGTCCGGCGCCGAACCGGCGTCCTCCCCGACGCCTACCACGTATACGACCGCCTCACCGGCCGTCAGCACCTCGAGTTCGTCCTCGAGATGAAAGGGAGCGACGAGGATCCGCTCGCCTTACTCGAACGTGTCGGTATCCCCGAGGCCGCCGACCGGAAAGCAGGTGGCTACTCGAAAGGGATGCGCCAGCGCCTCGTTCTCGCGATGGCGCTGGTGGGCGACCCCGACCTGCTCGTGCTCGACGAACCCTCGACCGGCCTCGACCCCAACGGCGCCCGCGAGATGCGCGAGATCATCCGCCAGGAGAACGACCGGGGCACGACCGTCTTCTTCTCGAGTCACGTCATGGAACAGGTCGAAGCCGTCTGCGACCGGGTTGCGATCATCGACCGCGGACAGCTCGTCGCCGTCGACACGATCGACGGGCTTCGAGACGCCTCCGAAACGGGCGAAACTCTCTACGTCTACGTGACCGAGCCGGACGAGTCGACCGCCACGCAGGTGGCCGCACTCGAGGGAGTCACAGACGCCGCCCTCGTCGACGGTCGACTCGAAGTGCGCGTCGGCGACGTGTCGAAGTTCGCCGTCTTGCACGCCATCGACGCCGAAGTGGCGCCAGTGCAGGACTTCTCGGTCGTCGAATCGTCGCTCGAGGATCTGTTCGTTCGCTACACCAACGAGGGACGGGCAAACGAGGTGCGGCCATGACCTGGCACGTCGTCGCGAAGAAAGACTTTCGGGACGCCGTCCAGTCGCGGGCGCTGTGGGCGCTCGTGTCGATCTTCGTGCTCCTGTCTGTGGTGTCGACGTACGCATACGTGGAGGTACCCGAGATGTTCGGCGAACCCGGCGGGGCGACCTTCGGTGGGTTGCTCTTTTTCACCGTCGGCCTGACCGGCCTGTTCGTCCCGCTGGCAGCCATCGTCGTCTGTTACAAATCGCTCGCCGGCGAGCGCGAACTCGGGAGCATCAAGCTCCTGCTCTCCTTACCGACGACCAGAGGGAACGTGTTCGTCGGGAAGGTGATCGGACGGGCGGCCGTACTCACGTTCGGCCTCGGGGTCGGATTGGTCGTCGGCCTCGGGTTCGGTTCCGCGCTACTGGGAACCGTCGACGTGGGCGCGCTCGTGATCTTCGTACTCGCGACGCTAGCGTTCGCCGGCGTCTACACCACGATCATGGTCGGGCTGTCGGCGACGACCGGCTCGACCACCCGCGCCACGACGCTGGCGCTCGGCTTTTTCGTCGTCTTCGAGCTGTTCTGGGACGTCGTCCCGATGGGGATCCTCTACGTCGTCGAGGGCTTTTCGTTGCCCACACAGATTCCCGACTGGGTGTTCCTCGTGACGCAGGTCTCCCCGTCGACGGCGTACTTCTCGGCGATCGTCTCCCTGTTCCCCGGCTTCGCGGAGGCAGCGAACGCCGATCCCGCCGGCGGAGGAGCGGGGGCTGGGGCCGACGTCGCCCCCGCCGATCCGTTCTACGTCACCCCCGAGGTCGGCATCGTGATGCTCGGCCTGTGGCTGGTACTCTCGCTCGCGGTCGGCTATCTCCGGTTCGACGCCGCCGACGTATAGCCGACGATCGGCCGGCTCGAAGACGGGCGAGAACCAAACTATAAATATCGTATTTTTATACTACAACTAGTGTAATTGGATGGGGCGTCGCGGCAACGTCCGTCGCTCGCCGGTTCGAATCGAGCCCGACCCGCCACCTGGCACACACGCGGTCATGACTTTTCGATCCAGACGGCGTCCGGGTTACACATGGACTGGTACGACCTCCGCGAGGCGTGTGACGGCCTCGAGCCCGGAACCGAACTGGTGACGCCGGTCTCCGATCGCGCGTTTCGAATCGACGACGCCCTCGAGGATCGGATCGTGATTCAGTTCGTCGACAGCGGCCACGAGCGGCCGCTCCACCGCGAGCAGTTCGATGTGCTCGCCGACCAGCTCGAGGCCGGCCCTATCCCCCTGTCAGAGCTTCCGCCGGGCGTCGAGCCGTACGCGACCGTCCTGAGCCTCTCGGTGGAACACGTTTCAGACGGCGACACCCTCGAGCGAGCGCCCAGAGCAGCAGTCGCCGGCGAGAGTCCCCACCTCGTCTCGCCCGAAGAGGCTCGGACGAGCCTCGAACGGGTGCACGATGACGCCACGCTGCTCGCCGATTTACTCGAGCGCCTCGGGCCCGATCAACCGTCCTCGCTTGATACCGAGTCGCTGACCGACCTGTACGTCCTCCTGTCGGACGTCCAGCGAGGGGCCGACAGGGTGCGGCGGTCGGCCAGCGAAACGCTGCTCGAGCGCCTCGGCCCCGGCCAGGAACTCCACGGTCGGTTCGGGACGGTTCGACGAACGACCCGTGATCGGCGACGACCGAAGGACGACGATGTCGTCCTGGACGCGCTCGACGAACGTGGCATCCCCCACGAGTGGGTGCTCGGCGTCGATCCGGACAAACTCGACGTGGTTCTGGCGGTTACCGACCTCGAGTCCGATGACGTCTACGACGTCGAACAGCAGGTGTACGTCCAGAAAACCGGCGTCGACGAGGGCGAGAAGTTCTCCCGGCTACAGGGTCTCGCCGATCGGCTCGACGAACTCGAACCGGCGGAGGCGGGTCGGCTCGACCAGTCGCTGTATGACGACCTCACCGACCTCGAGCAGCGTCTCGACGAGGCGCTCTCGGCGGGGTGAGCCTGACCTGGCTCTGACCCCGACACCCGACGAGTCTACCCGACACACGAGGTGGCGAGTTGGTCACGTCGATTCTCGAGAGCGGCTTCGAACGGAATCGATGGCAGTCGGCCCGTTTATATCGTTCCGGTGGCGAGAAGGGGGTATGTCTCAGGCGAAGGGCGATCGACGGGAACGCGAACTCGTCAATCGCCTCGACGAGGCGGGCTTTGCGGTCATGCGAGCGCCCGCCAGCGGCTCCGCGACCGAACGCGAACTCCCCGACGTGCTCGCTGGTGACGGTGAGGTGTTCTACGCCATCGAGGCCAAATCGAGTTCGGGCAACCCGATCTATCTCACTGGCGAAGAGGTCGAAGCGCTCATCTACTTCGCACAGAACTTCGGCGCGAAACCCCGTATCGGCGTCCGATTCGACCGCGAGGACTGGTACTTCTTTCACCCCGCGGATCTCCACGTCACCGGCGGTGGGAACTACCGCGTGAAAAAGGAAACTGCAATTGCTGAAGGAACGGACTTCGACGAGTTCGTCGGCCGATCAAAGAAGGTCACCCTCGAGGAGATCGGTGACGACGATCCAGGGCCGGATCCCGAAATTGTTCGCGTCCTCGAGGCGGTCAAACAGGACGTGATGGACGTCGAGGAAGCCGCTGATATTCTCGAGTAACCGTCATATCGTTCCATCGACCATCGTTCAATCTTCCCCTCGAGCGTACCGTCCCGTCGCCGACGCTGCTAACGGCACCGTTTCGACTGGAGAACACAGTTCGGGCAAACCGTCTTTTCCTCTCGAGTCGAAACACTGGTATGGCAGACCACGTCGTTCCCGGGCCGAACGGCGCACCGCTGGTCGGCGTCCTCCCCCGATTCGCCCGCGACCCGTTCGCGTTCCTCGCCCAGGTTCGCCAGGCCTACGGCGAGATTTCGGCGTTTGATCTCGGCCCCAACCGCACATACCTGGTCACGTCGCCCGCGTTGATCGAACAGGTGCTCGTCAGCGACGCGAGCCACTTCTCGAAACCGACGTTCCAGACCGACGCGCTCGGCCAGCTGCTCGGCGAGGGGCTCCTCCTGAGCGAGGGCGACCAGTGGCGGGAACGCCGATCGATGGCGAGCCCGGCCTTTGCGCCCGACAGAATCGCTGGCCTGGCACCCGTGATGGCGACGCGTGCGGAGGCGATGGTCGACCGTTGGAACAACGGCGAGACCCGGAACGTCGAGTGGGAGATGACCCGCACCACCCTCGAGATCATCGTCGAGGCGATGTTCGGCGTCGACCTCCCCATCCCGACGGCTAAAAAGACGGCCCGCCTGCTCGAGCCCATCGGCCGACGGTTCGAACCCGACCCGGTACGCGCCCTGATGCCGGAGTGGCTACCAACAGCCGAAACCCTCGCGTTTGATCGGTCGATCACGGGTCTCGAGGACGTGGTCGACGACCTCGTAGCCCGTCGAAAACGGGCGGGGATAGACGACGCTGACGACGACCTGCTCGCACTCCTCCTCCGAGCGAAGGCCCGCGGTGCCATCGACGAACGAGGGATCCGTGACGAACTCCTCACGATGTTGCTCGCCGGCCACGACACGACGGCGCTGGTGCTCACGTACACCTGGGCGTTACTCTCCGAACACCCCGCCGTCGAACGGCGCGTTCACGAGGAGGTCGATACCGTCCTCGAGGGTGAGCAGCCGACGGCCGCCTCGATGCGACGACTCACGACCCTGCGGAACGTCCTCCAGGAAGCGATGCGGCTCTATCCGCCGGTGTACGTCATGTTCCGCCA of the Natronosalvus vescus genome contains:
- a CDS encoding plastocyanin/azurin family copper-binding protein, which produces MTSSSSSGFDSDSQSRSRQRPTVDERPQPTRRRLLAAAGAVSLTALAGCIFGGNDEDYYDGETFVDEDDEPEYDGFLEGIDHPGTVDWTETPDEEMVIYVGTGLEGMGYAPRSVRVPVGATVTWEWTGDGGRHDVVDTDDAFDSGEKHSEGETFEFTLEEPGTYTYYCTPHHHRGMVGALEVV
- the lpdA gene encoding dihydrolipoyl dehydrogenase, giving the protein MVVGDIATGTDVLVVGAGPAGYVAAIRAGQLDLDVTLVEKEAYGGTCLNHGCIPSKALITASDLAHEAGNAEEMGIHADPAIDLEGMVSWKDGVVDQLTGGVEKLCKANGVNLIEGTAHFADENSVRVSHGGEGQGSESIDFEHAIIATGSRPIEIPNFSYGDEPVLNSRQALALDSVPDSLVVVGAGYIGMELATVFAKLGTDVTVVEMLEDALPGFDPELARPVKKRAKALGIDFHFGYGASKWYDHGTGIRVEAEPAEQAAAETDGGSQAAVEDETLELDAEKVLVAVGRAPVSDTLDLEAAGVETDDRGFITTDDRARTNVDHIFAVGDVAGEPMLAHAGSKEGQVAAEVIAGEPSALDYQAMPAAVFTDPEIGTVGMTESEAEEMGFETAVGKFPFQASGRALTTGHTDGFVKIVADADAGFILGAQVVGPEASELIAELGLAIELGATLEDVAATVHAHPTLAESVMEAAENALGHAIHTLNR
- the ilvA gene encoding threonine ammonia-lyase; the protein is MAALRLEDVQDARARFDDESVVRETPLESNRSLSEMADATVYLKMEHLQRTGSFKTRGAYNKLVQVAARGGVERVVAASAGNHAQGVALAATKTGLESTIVMPRYAPQAKVNATRSYGGDVVLEGSDFREAMAYAQTLTDDPNVGFVHAYDDPDIVAGQGTLGLEIYDALPAVDTVIVPIGGGGLIGGIATALKALDPEIRIVGVQAASAATVPDSLDKGIPQSIDDAETIADGIATGGISALTFGLIQEHVDDVVTVSDDQIAQSTLILLERAKQLVEGAGAASVAALLSDDLDVSGETVVPVLGGGNIDISMLQTVLEHALTDRDQLLRLRVRIADQPGKMEEISGVISDHGANIRTVRHDRAVDDLRVGEAYLVFQVVTSGQEHARNVIESIESRGYDVTRVH
- a CDS encoding ArsR/SmtB family transcription factor, whose product is MDSPRESRIDPAMVEAIGALGNEQRLQILLALAETTNDHQDQWHAMSFTALYEAVDIGSTSQFSYHLSKLVGPFITETDDGYRLTYGGDKLVRGLRSGIYESTTGFEERTVAGTCVFCETDALVAALENELFVVRCTACESTLLTDSFPTSQERHRTPEEIIDSFGSRIWSSVVLLRGGVCPECYGPVDTAVDAHDHDHDHRTAYTHRSTCEGCRFVIHLPLEVVAAFHPAAIGFLWEHGISLFELTLWEMFAFIVNGQMRTRVRSLEPFDATVTLAVDGAGLELQFDETHSVSNVNPRSAPATDRQH
- a CDS encoding ABC transporter ATP-binding protein — encoded protein: MPAIECRNLTKRFGDVVAVDDLDLTVEEGEIFGFLGPNGAGKSTTIDILLDFIRPTDGSVTVLGHDAQTEGEAVRRRTGVLPDAYHVYDRLTGRQHLEFVLEMKGSDEDPLALLERVGIPEAADRKAGGYSKGMRQRLVLAMALVGDPDLLVLDEPSTGLDPNGAREMREIIRQENDRGTTVFFSSHVMEQVEAVCDRVAIIDRGQLVAVDTIDGLRDASETGETLYVYVTEPDESTATQVAALEGVTDAALVDGRLEVRVGDVSKFAVLHAIDAEVAPVQDFSVVESSLEDLFVRYTNEGRANEVRP
- a CDS encoding ABC transporter permease subunit; its protein translation is MTWHVVAKKDFRDAVQSRALWALVSIFVLLSVVSTYAYVEVPEMFGEPGGATFGGLLFFTVGLTGLFVPLAAIVVCYKSLAGERELGSIKLLLSLPTTRGNVFVGKVIGRAAVLTFGLGVGLVVGLGFGSALLGTVDVGALVIFVLATLAFAGVYTTIMVGLSATTGSTTRATTLALGFFVVFELFWDVVPMGILYVVEGFSLPTQIPDWVFLVTQVSPSTAYFSAIVSLFPGFAEAANADPAGGGAGAGADVAPADPFYVTPEVGIVMLGLWLVLSLAVGYLRFDAADV
- the hjc gene encoding Holliday junction resolvase Hjc; this encodes MSQAKGDRRERELVNRLDEAGFAVMRAPASGSATERELPDVLAGDGEVFYAIEAKSSSGNPIYLTGEEVEALIYFAQNFGAKPRIGVRFDREDWYFFHPADLHVTGGGNYRVKKETAIAEGTDFDEFVGRSKKVTLEEIGDDDPGPDPEIVRVLEAVKQDVMDVEEAADILE
- a CDS encoding cytochrome P450, with the translated sequence MADHVVPGPNGAPLVGVLPRFARDPFAFLAQVRQAYGEISAFDLGPNRTYLVTSPALIEQVLVSDASHFSKPTFQTDALGQLLGEGLLLSEGDQWRERRSMASPAFAPDRIAGLAPVMATRAEAMVDRWNNGETRNVEWEMTRTTLEIIVEAMFGVDLPIPTAKKTARLLEPIGRRFEPDPVRALMPEWLPTAETLAFDRSITGLEDVVDDLVARRKRAGIDDADDDLLALLLRAKARGAIDERGIRDELLTMLLAGHDTTALVLTYTWALLSEHPAVERRVHEEVDTVLEGEQPTAASMRRLTTLRNVLQEAMRLYPPVYVMFRQARRDVTLGGYDVPEGSLVMCSQWATHRDPRYFDDPDTFDPDRWNEPSHPTYAYFPFGAGPRSCIGKGFTMLEAPIIAATVAQQYRLRRVDSGAIELRGSLTAHPREGMEMRLEHRSD